The following are encoded in a window of Flavobacterium cupriresistens genomic DNA:
- a CDS encoding non-ribosomal peptide synthetase translates to MDHINHKIGKDYWNKKISKLTYSKENFPENSSTDFSTVSASELSYFYKLTAENTIVEFTVLIALYNMLLQRYFEESNFVSSNMFLNAEKAVSFYVFQAIAQKTVKEFIQEAKEEVQDVYKHTNYYEEHSIAMTSNVNAIPFQFNYGAEKEQQILYCGWSFQIEKLENKDFRMALHHSDKFVESALAGHFLANFKNLLAGLEGNITTSISKLPLVLNEEKELLLHTFNATKRNYDTTLSLAEIVEKQVQKTPQHIAVVCKETVLTYESLNEQANQVSDWLIKEYAIAAGDFVGVKMERSEKLLITLLAVLKAGATYVPVDVNYPEERIAFIEKDSNCKLVVDAVLYNDFEKKQNNYSKENQSANRKSAELAYIIYTSGTTGNPKGVMITHQNAVALIDWAQREFDTDSFDVVYAATSHCFDLSVYEMFYTLSVGKKIKILNNALEIGAELAKDQKILLNTVPSSIRKVLEEGFSLKNVSVINLAGEPFPVDIAKKLLLTNAEIRNLYGPSEDTTYSTCYKLSSEKNYTTIPIGKPISNTQAYILDEALQLVPAGIVGKLYLSGDGVTKGYLNQPELTSAKFIENPFEEGVKMYDTGDLAKWGPDGNLIFLGRKDHQIKLRGYRIELGEIENAISSFSENILQAVVAVKERKGEDVLVGYYVENEFIDKTVLRGHLEKLLPGYMIPAYFIKLETIPLTPNGKVDKKALSEITETAIVKREYVAAADVLEKTLVEIWEQALGVTPIGMNDHFFEMGGHSLMISQIINAIYKKLEKSVPYKLFYTNPTLSELKKVLKNKEYLPIPLAAFSESYPLTHSQNRLWLLSQLDGGNDAYEISGAVVLKGAVNQDKFIEAFNQVVAHHEILRTFFMKDQNGAVNQYILPKEEFHFAIDTKDFSHQQSPYDEVKHYIEGKSKNSYDLTKTPLFSASLLKTTPDNFVFYLSMHHLISDGWSLEVLTAQVLACYDALHTGEAIKWSQEAVQFKDYAVWLLEEQKKESYQTARSYWLKQFEDTVPVLQLPVYANRPAVKTYGGSQLYHVLTAEVLTELKNLSKNYQVTLFTVLMAGIKAVLSRYSNQDDIIIGTPIAGREHPDLEDQIGLFTNTLAIRNSINQNEGFSTLLQREGKLLLEAYEHQNFPFDALVEELKIARDTTRSPLFDVMVVLQNQQQLANFKHSDSSTVTIEEFEINRAIAPFDIVFTFTEKEELTLEILYNTDLYTENFIKGLSQHLENLFVQVIKSPEMVVGEIDLVSENEKETLLQVFNDTDATFDTEKTIIHLFLEQVEKTPDHIAVRSENQSLSYAELDKRSNKLANYLIENYQIVPHDLVAVLLERNEHLVVSLLAILKTGAAYVPIDKNYPENRIKDIIDDVAGKVVIDTAFFDVFYNEKQLSDVQPDVKTESTDLAYVIYTSGSTGKPKGVMIAHQGLVNLCFWHKEVYTVTASSKGTLFSGVAFDASVWEIYPYLLSGATLYPIENEEVRLQTKLLTSFLKENEITHAYLPSKICQDIMADNSLAVSTTILTGGESLNYAVDTSLQVYNNYGPTENTVVTTYYDCKESTKEKVSIGKPIANTKVYILSENLKLQPIGVIGELCISGIGLSKGYLHQPELTAEKFIQNPFAATEKLYKTGDLARWLPDGNLEFIERKDNQVKIRGNRVELAEIEHVIRSYEPAISTALVLAKEINNEQTIIAYYTATVAIDRKALRAYLKEQLADYMVPAYYIALETVPLNANGKIDLAKLPAITEADVLKKEYVAPVNETEVKIAVIWQELLGHEIIGSTDDFFELGGHSLLLTKLVSEYQKTFKIAIPLKTLYANTSLRSHAALLNELAPDVYEIDKLPSQEYYELSPSQMRYWLLYKIKGKSREFNIYSTLQLPDNFDLTAFKTAFDLLLERHEILRSVFVEEAGIPKQKIRSHLSVEIQCFESELDAKKEVFEQEFDLEADVLFKVAILKEGQAHRLYFNIHHSISDGWSMGIISRDLMDIYTATILGKPAELPELAIQYKEYAHWQNKVLQSSDVSVSEKYWKEQFAGQLSYLQLPTDYTAKVKTNYGTSSSYTVYISEEQKKKIEKLSGEKKTSVFAIFVATLKILLFRLTSEEDITLGIPVANRNHYQLKEVVGCFINTLMLRDKINDSESFETWLQRVNETLINALAHQNYPFEQLLELIEAPQNDNGFPLSPVFLNMVDFDTKPLERIADFSPNHELLEATPKFDMECYIKSFTNGYSINCVYDQELFKKETITYWIDAYLSIIDQVVVDDKKAVQDIQIFEDYIFEEDDLKPTNDFDYFEASEIEQSITQRFEKQVAKFPDHSAVFANQTVLTYKTLNNCANYLALEINKKANPQTRRVALLLNHNETCVIGMLGVLKAGYAYVPIDANSPLSRIQYLIEDSGCTLLVCNATTIEKARQLEQEVPELAIITISENYTLPEISNPNNSISASAEAYVLYTSGSTGMPKGVLQNQRNVLHFIRVYTNNVRIAIKDNLSVFSTYTFDASVKDIYGAILNGATVSIYDIVENGLDPLSDWLFTQNITIIHMVPTIYRNFLKGLEEDKVLPTVRLIDLGGESCHKPDLDLFKKHFLEGAFLVNDYGPTESTIVAQKFLKHASKLTRSNVPLGKSVEETELFLLGENNQRRGVYQTGEIVFKSDFLSLGYLNREELTAQVFTTDPATGEGRIYKSGDIGKMLPTGEIEFLQRKDSQVKINGFRIELSEIEYQLEQIEWIKEAVVLLKELNGNNHITAYIKVTEALEVTKIKMLLGQILPKYMIPTIYITMEEFPLTRTGKIERKALPNPEVSDLKTVPYVAPKNDIEKTLVTIWAEVLKIDAAIIGTEDNFFELGGNSLQAVVLINKINKTYNTVFSIANLYETLNIRDLSALLHFSILQNNEDDTVLQELDQDEIIL, encoded by the coding sequence ATGGATCACATTAATCACAAAATTGGTAAAGACTATTGGAATAAAAAAATCAGTAAACTTACTTATTCTAAAGAAAATTTTCCGGAAAACTCTTCAACAGATTTTAGTACCGTTTCGGCTTCTGAACTTTCTTACTTCTATAAATTAACGGCTGAAAATACTATTGTAGAATTTACAGTGTTGATCGCCCTTTATAATATGTTGCTTCAAAGGTATTTTGAAGAGTCTAATTTTGTGTCCTCTAACATGTTTTTGAATGCTGAAAAAGCAGTGTCATTTTATGTATTTCAAGCCATAGCTCAAAAAACGGTAAAGGAATTTATACAGGAAGCAAAAGAAGAAGTTCAAGACGTTTATAAACATACAAACTATTACGAAGAGCATAGTATTGCCATGACATCGAATGTAAATGCTATTCCTTTTCAGTTTAATTATGGAGCAGAAAAAGAACAGCAAATATTGTACTGCGGCTGGTCCTTTCAAATCGAAAAACTGGAAAATAAAGATTTTAGAATGGCATTACATCATTCGGATAAATTTGTGGAAAGTGCTCTCGCCGGACATTTTTTAGCAAATTTTAAAAACCTATTAGCAGGATTAGAAGGCAATATTACTACTTCAATTTCTAAGCTGCCTTTAGTTTTGAATGAAGAAAAAGAATTGCTGTTGCATACTTTTAATGCGACAAAAAGGAACTATGATACGACTCTGTCATTAGCTGAAATAGTAGAAAAACAAGTACAGAAAACACCGCAGCATATTGCCGTTGTTTGTAAAGAAACCGTACTTACCTATGAGTCGCTTAATGAGCAGGCCAATCAGGTTTCGGATTGGCTGATTAAGGAGTATGCTATTGCAGCAGGTGATTTTGTCGGGGTTAAAATGGAGAGAAGCGAAAAACTACTGATAACTCTATTAGCGGTTCTAAAGGCGGGGGCTACCTACGTACCCGTAGATGTCAATTATCCGGAGGAAAGAATTGCCTTCATTGAAAAAGACAGTAATTGCAAGCTCGTTGTTGATGCTGTTCTTTATAATGATTTTGAGAAGAAACAGAACAACTACTCCAAAGAAAATCAGTCTGCGAACCGAAAATCAGCGGAGTTGGCGTACATTATATACACTTCGGGAACTACCGGAAACCCTAAAGGCGTGATGATCACACATCAAAATGCTGTAGCCTTGATTGATTGGGCACAAAGAGAGTTTGACACAGATAGTTTTGATGTAGTGTATGCCGCCACATCACATTGTTTTGATCTTTCCGTTTATGAGATGTTTTACACACTTTCTGTTGGAAAAAAAATCAAAATACTAAATAATGCTTTAGAGATTGGCGCAGAATTGGCCAAGGATCAGAAGATTTTATTAAATACAGTACCTTCAAGTATTCGAAAGGTTTTAGAGGAAGGTTTTAGCCTCAAAAACGTGAGTGTAATTAATCTTGCGGGAGAACCCTTTCCGGTAGATATTGCAAAAAAGTTGTTGCTAACGAATGCCGAAATAAGAAACTTATACGGCCCTTCGGAAGATACAACTTATAGCACTTGTTACAAGTTATCTTCAGAAAAAAACTACACGACCATTCCTATTGGTAAACCCATTAGCAATACACAAGCTTATATTTTAGATGAAGCTTTACAACTGGTACCGGCTGGTATTGTTGGAAAATTATATCTTTCGGGAGACGGTGTGACAAAAGGCTACCTCAATCAACCCGAACTAACTTCGGCCAAATTTATAGAAAATCCTTTTGAGGAAGGGGTCAAGATGTACGATACCGGTGATTTGGCAAAATGGGGGCCTGACGGGAATCTGATTTTCTTGGGAAGAAAAGACCATCAAATAAAACTCAGAGGGTATCGTATTGAACTTGGTGAAATTGAGAACGCCATTTCTTCGTTTTCAGAAAACATACTGCAAGCCGTTGTGGCGGTTAAAGAGCGTAAAGGGGAAGATGTTTTAGTAGGCTATTATGTAGAAAACGAGTTTATCGATAAAACAGTTTTAAGGGGACATTTAGAAAAACTCCTCCCGGGATATATGATTCCTGCTTATTTTATTAAACTAGAGACAATTCCGTTGACTCCAAATGGTAAAGTAGATAAAAAAGCGCTTTCAGAAATTACGGAAACGGCAATCGTAAAAAGAGAATATGTAGCTGCGGCTGATGTTCTTGAAAAAACACTAGTTGAGATTTGGGAACAAGCCTTAGGAGTAACGCCTATTGGTATGAACGATCATTTTTTTGAAATGGGAGGCCATAGTTTAATGATTTCGCAAATTATTAATGCCATCTACAAAAAACTGGAGAAGAGTGTTCCGTATAAACTGTTTTATACCAATCCAACCCTCTCCGAGTTAAAAAAAGTATTAAAAAATAAAGAATATTTGCCAATTCCTTTGGCTGCTTTTTCAGAATCCTATCCATTGACACATTCACAAAACCGATTGTGGTTGTTAAGTCAACTCGACGGTGGGAATGATGCCTATGAGATTTCAGGAGCGGTGGTGCTAAAAGGAGCTGTTAACCAAGATAAATTTATTGAAGCCTTTAATCAAGTTGTAGCGCATCACGAAATTCTGAGGACTTTTTTTATGAAAGATCAAAACGGAGCGGTAAATCAATACATTCTGCCCAAAGAAGAATTTCATTTTGCCATAGACACTAAAGATTTTTCTCATCAGCAATCGCCTTACGATGAGGTAAAGCATTATATTGAAGGAAAAAGTAAAAACTCCTATGATCTGACGAAAACTCCTTTATTCAGTGCTTCTTTATTGAAAACTACACCGGATAATTTTGTGTTTTATTTATCAATGCATCACCTGATAAGCGATGGATGGTCATTGGAAGTATTGACAGCACAGGTTTTAGCCTGTTATGATGCTTTGCATACCGGAGAGGCAATCAAATGGTCTCAGGAAGCTGTTCAATTTAAAGATTATGCCGTATGGTTGTTGGAGGAACAGAAAAAAGAAAGCTATCAGACCGCCCGATCGTATTGGCTTAAACAATTTGAAGACACCGTTCCGGTACTTCAATTACCGGTTTATGCGAACCGTCCGGCAGTAAAAACGTATGGAGGAAGTCAGTTGTATCATGTTTTAACGGCAGAAGTACTTACTGAGCTAAAAAACCTTTCCAAAAATTATCAGGTAACGCTATTTACAGTGTTAATGGCGGGTATAAAAGCAGTATTATCCCGATATAGCAATCAAGACGACATTATCATCGGAACGCCAATAGCAGGGCGGGAGCATCCTGATTTAGAAGATCAAATTGGGTTGTTTACCAATACGCTGGCCATACGAAATTCGATAAATCAAAACGAAGGATTTTCGACCTTACTTCAAAGAGAAGGAAAACTACTTTTGGAAGCTTATGAGCATCAGAATTTTCCATTTGATGCCTTGGTTGAAGAATTAAAAATAGCAAGAGACACTACAAGATCCCCTTTGTTTGATGTGATGGTCGTACTGCAAAACCAACAGCAATTAGCTAACTTTAAGCACTCCGATTCTTCTACGGTAACGATCGAAGAGTTCGAAATTAACAGAGCAATTGCCCCTTTTGATATTGTATTTACTTTTACAGAAAAAGAGGAACTTACTTTAGAAATACTATACAATACAGACCTTTATACAGAGAATTTCATCAAAGGATTGTCGCAACATTTGGAGAATTTGTTTGTTCAGGTGATAAAGAGCCCCGAAATGGTAGTGGGAGAAATAGATTTGGTTTCCGAAAATGAAAAAGAAACTTTACTACAGGTATTCAACGATACTGATGCCACTTTTGATACGGAGAAAACCATAATCCATTTGTTTTTAGAGCAAGTAGAAAAAACGCCGGATCATATCGCTGTCCGATCAGAAAATCAGTCTTTGAGTTATGCCGAACTGGATAAAAGATCGAATAAATTGGCGAATTACCTGATTGAGAACTATCAAATTGTTCCGCATGATCTGGTAGCAGTTTTATTAGAAAGAAACGAACACTTAGTGGTTTCCTTGTTGGCCATACTAAAAACTGGTGCTGCATATGTGCCTATAGACAAGAATTATCCCGAGAACAGAATTAAAGATATTATAGATGATGTTGCGGGCAAAGTAGTGATAGACACTGCTTTTTTTGATGTTTTTTATAATGAAAAACAATTGTCCGACGTTCAACCCGATGTAAAAACTGAAAGTACAGACTTGGCCTATGTAATTTATACTTCGGGATCTACCGGAAAACCAAAAGGCGTGATGATTGCACATCAGGGATTGGTTAATCTGTGTTTTTGGCACAAAGAAGTCTATACCGTTACAGCATCCAGTAAAGGGACTTTGTTTTCCGGAGTTGCCTTTGATGCATCGGTTTGGGAAATCTATCCGTATCTGCTATCAGGTGCCACACTTTACCCTATTGAAAACGAAGAAGTACGTCTGCAAACCAAATTGTTGACTTCTTTTTTGAAAGAAAACGAGATTACTCATGCGTATTTGCCTTCAAAAATATGTCAGGATATCATGGCAGATAACAGTTTGGCCGTATCGACTACGATACTTACAGGAGGAGAGAGTTTAAATTATGCAGTGGATACTTCTTTACAAGTATATAATAATTACGGACCAACAGAAAACACGGTCGTAACAACCTATTACGATTGTAAAGAAAGCACAAAAGAAAAAGTATCGATCGGAAAACCTATCGCAAATACAAAGGTTTACATACTGTCTGAAAATTTAAAATTGCAGCCAATTGGCGTTATCGGAGAATTGTGTATTTCAGGAATCGGACTTTCAAAAGGGTATTTGCATCAACCGGAGCTTACGGCTGAAAAATTTATTCAAAACCCATTTGCAGCAACAGAAAAATTATACAAAACGGGAGATTTAGCCCGATGGTTGCCCGATGGAAATCTTGAATTTATAGAGAGAAAAGACAATCAGGTAAAAATACGAGGCAACAGGGTTGAATTGGCAGAAATAGAACATGTGATCAGAAGCTATGAACCTGCAATTTCTACTGCCCTGGTTCTGGCCAAAGAAATCAACAATGAACAGACCATTATAGCGTATTATACCGCAACGGTGGCTATAGACAGAAAAGCACTTAGAGCCTATTTAAAAGAACAGTTAGCCGATTATATGGTGCCGGCGTATTATATTGCATTAGAAACAGTGCCCTTAAATGCAAACGGAAAAATTGACCTTGCCAAGCTGCCTGCAATCACCGAAGCCGATGTTCTGAAAAAAGAATACGTGGCACCGGTTAACGAAACCGAGGTAAAAATTGCCGTAATCTGGCAAGAACTTTTAGGACATGAAATCATAGGAAGCACCGACGATTTTTTTGAACTTGGAGGACATAGTTTACTCCTAACAAAATTAGTAAGCGAATATCAAAAGACATTCAAAATAGCGATTCCGCTAAAAACGCTTTATGCCAATACCAGTCTGAGAAGCCATGCCGCTCTTTTAAATGAGTTAGCTCCAGACGTATATGAGATTGATAAATTGCCTTCTCAGGAATATTATGAATTGTCTCCATCGCAAATGCGCTATTGGTTGCTTTATAAAATCAAAGGAAAATCAAGAGAGTTTAATATATACAGTACACTGCAATTACCGGATAACTTTGATCTAACCGCTTTTAAAACCGCTTTTGATCTTCTTTTAGAACGTCATGAGATTTTAAGAAGTGTATTTGTAGAAGAGGCCGGAATTCCAAAACAAAAAATCCGATCGCATTTATCAGTAGAAATCCAGTGCTTCGAATCGGAATTGGATGCTAAAAAAGAGGTATTCGAACAGGAATTTGATCTCGAAGCAGATGTTTTGTTTAAAGTCGCTATTTTAAAAGAAGGCCAGGCTCACCGTTTGTATTTTAACATCCATCATAGTATAAGCGACGGCTGGTCTATGGGAATTATATCCAGAGATTTAATGGATATTTATACGGCCACCATACTCGGCAAACCTGCTGAACTTCCCGAATTGGCTATACAATATAAAGAATATGCCCATTGGCAAAATAAGGTATTGCAGTCGTCGGATGTTAGTGTTTCAGAAAAGTACTGGAAAGAACAGTTTGCCGGACAATTATCGTATTTGCAATTGCCAACAGACTACACGGCAAAAGTAAAAACGAACTACGGAACCTCTTCTTCTTATACCGTTTACATTTCAGAAGAACAGAAGAAAAAAATAGAAAAACTATCGGGAGAAAAAAAGACCAGTGTTTTCGCAATTTTTGTGGCTACGCTAAAGATCCTATTGTTCAGACTCACTTCCGAAGAAGATATTACACTTGGGATTCCGGTGGCCAACCGAAATCATTACCAATTAAAAGAGGTAGTGGGTTGTTTTATAAATACGCTCATGCTGCGGGATAAAATAAATGATAGTGAGTCTTTTGAAACCTGGTTGCAACGCGTTAATGAAACTTTAATAAACGCTCTGGCACATCAGAACTATCCTTTTGAACAGTTATTGGAGCTCATAGAGGCACCCCAAAATGACAATGGTTTTCCGCTAAGTCCCGTGTTTTTGAATATGGTTGATTTTGATACAAAACCGTTGGAAAGGATAGCCGATTTTAGTCCAAATCACGAACTATTGGAAGCAACTCCAAAGTTTGATATGGAATGTTACATAAAAAGCTTTACAAACGGATATAGTATCAACTGCGTATACGATCAGGAACTCTTTAAAAAAGAAACCATAACGTATTGGATAGACGCCTATTTGTCAATCATAGATCAGGTGGTGGTCGATGACAAAAAAGCAGTACAGGACATACAAATATTTGAAGACTATATTTTTGAGGAAGACGATTTAAAACCGACCAATGATTTTGACTATTTTGAAGCGAGTGAAATTGAACAAAGTATCACACAGCGATTTGAAAAACAGGTAGCCAAATTTCCCGATCATTCCGCTGTATTTGCGAATCAAACAGTACTTACTTACAAAACGCTGAATAATTGCGCCAATTATTTGGCATTAGAAATCAATAAAAAAGCCAATCCGCAGACACGACGAGTAGCCTTGCTTTTAAACCATAATGAAACCTGCGTAATAGGAATGTTGGGAGTGCTCAAAGCAGGCTATGCCTATGTGCCCATAGATGCGAACAGTCCTTTGAGCAGAATTCAGTACCTTATTGAAGATTCAGGTTGTACGCTTTTGGTCTGTAATGCAACCACTATAGAGAAAGCCCGACAGTTGGAGCAGGAAGTACCAGAGTTAGCTATTATAACGATATCTGAAAATTATACTCTTCCCGAAATTTCAAATCCAAATAACAGTATAAGTGCTTCAGCAGAGGCTTATGTTTTGTACACTTCCGGTTCTACGGGCATGCCAAAAGGAGTTTTACAAAATCAAAGAAATGTACTTCATTTTATCAGAGTATATACCAATAATGTTCGCATTGCCATAAAAGACAACCTAAGTGTTTTCTCTACTTATACTTTCGATGCTTCTGTAAAAGATATTTATGGTGCGATTTTAAACGGCGCTACCGTGAGTATTTACGATATTGTTGAAAATGGTCTTGACCCGCTTTCAGACTGGTTATTTACGCAGAATATCACAATTATACATATGGTACCCACGATCTACAGGAATTTTTTAAAAGGACTGGAAGAGGACAAAGTCTTACCAACAGTGCGATTAATAGATTTGGGAGGAGAATCATGTCATAAGCCCGATTTGGATTTATTTAAAAAACATTTCCTTGAAGGTGCTTTTTTAGTAAACGATTATGGGCCGACGGAATCTACTATTGTGGCTCAAAAATTCTTAAAACATGCCTCAAAATTAACGAGAAGTAATGTGCCTCTGGGCAAATCGGTTGAGGAAACGGAGCTCTTTTTATTGGGAGAAAACAACCAGCGAAGAGGAGTTTATCAAACGGGAGAAATTGTTTTCAAAAGCGACTTCCTTTCATTGGGCTACCTAAACAGAGAGGAATTAACTGCGCAGGTTTTTACAACAGACCCCGCTACAGGAGAAGGTAGAATTTATAAATCAGGTGATATCGGAAAGATGCTCCCTACCGGTGAAATTGAGTTTTTGCAACGCAAAGATTCTCAGGTAAAAATCAACGGATTTCGCATAGAGCTGTCTGAAATAGAATATCAATTAGAACAAATTGAGTGGATAAAAGAGGCCGTGGTTTTACTTAAAGAATTAAATGGAAATAACCACATAACGGCCTATATAAAGGTAACCGAAGCTTTAGAAGTAACAAAAATTAAAATGCTTTTAGGACAAATATTACCTAAATATATGATTCCGACGATCTATATAACCATGGAAGAATTTCCATTAACGAGAACCGGAAAAATAGAACGAAAAGCATTGCCAAACCCTGAGGTATCGGATTTAAAAACCGTTCCTTATGTAGCGCCGAAAAATGACATAGAAAAAACCTTGGTCACGATTTGGGCTGAGGTGCTGAAAATTGATGCGGCAATTATAGGAACCGAAGATAATTTCTTCGAATTAGGAGGCAATAGTTTACAAGCCGTTGTTTTAATCAATAAAATAAATAAGACCTATAATACAGTATTTTCAATCGCTAATCTTTACGAAACTTTAAACATTCGGGATTTATCTGCTTTGTTGCACTTTTCGATACTTCAGAATAATGAAGATGATACGGTCTTGCAGGAATTGGATCAGGACGAAATTATTTTGTAA